A single window of Oceanibaculum indicum P24 DNA harbors:
- a CDS encoding arsenate reductase (azurin) small subunit, which produces MKRCTMLVDVGRRQFLRGSAMAGAGVAAATVAATPTKAAPAMARVEYPSNRLANIKDLKPNEPLDVAYPDTDAPGVLLKLGKPVEGGAGPDGDIVGFSTVCPHKGFPMSYNAADRTLNCPGHYSRFDCEKGGQQVWGQATQNLPQYFLRVDSKGDIYADGVDELLYGRLSNVL; this is translated from the coding sequence ATGAAGCGATGCACCATGCTGGTCGATGTCGGCCGGCGCCAGTTCCTGCGCGGCAGTGCCATGGCGGGCGCGGGGGTCGCGGCAGCGACCGTTGCCGCCACGCCAACGAAGGCCGCACCCGCCATGGCGCGGGTGGAATACCCGTCCAACCGGCTGGCCAACATCAAGGACCTGAAGCCGAACGAGCCGCTGGATGTCGCCTATCCGGACACCGACGCGCCGGGCGTGCTGCTGAAGCTGGGCAAGCCCGTCGAGGGCGGTGCCGGCCCCGATGGCGACATTGTCGGCTTTTCGACCGTCTGCCCGCATAAGGGCTTCCCGATGTCCTACAACGCCGCGGATCGCACGCTGAACTGCCCCGGCCATTACTCGCGCTTCGATTGCGAGAAGGGCGGCCAGCAGGTCTGGGGGCAGGCGACGCAGAACCTGCCGCAATATTTCCTGCGGGTCGATTCCAAGGGCGACATCTATGCCGATGGCGTGGACGAGTTGCTCTATGGCCGCCTCAGCAACGTGCTCTGA
- a CDS encoding AAA-type ATPase lid domain-containing protein, translating to MRDGRFREDLYYRINVVSIEVPPLRDRPEDISWLMQRFFAEFTASMGVELRGIGSLTEEVALAHDWPGNVRELRNRVERGVALALGDMLMPADLFPEYRGASDETAAIASLAEVREAAERRQIERALAETQGQMQAAARLLGVSRTTLWEKLRRYGLTAGLTD from the coding sequence GTGCGGGATGGCAGGTTCCGAGAGGACCTGTACTATCGCATCAATGTGGTCAGCATCGAGGTACCGCCGCTGCGGGATCGGCCTGAGGATATTAGCTGGCTGATGCAGCGTTTTTTCGCGGAGTTCACGGCCAGCATGGGGGTGGAGTTGCGCGGCATCGGCTCGCTGACCGAGGAGGTGGCGCTGGCGCATGACTGGCCTGGCAATGTGCGCGAGTTGCGCAACCGCGTGGAACGCGGCGTCGCCCTGGCGCTGGGCGACATGCTGATGCCCGCCGACCTGTTCCCGGAATATCGCGGCGCCAGCGACGAAACGGCGGCCATCGCCAGCCTTGCCGAGGTCCGCGAGGCGGCGGAACGCCGGCAGATCGAGCGTGCGCTGGCCGAAACCCAGGGCCAGATGCAGGCGGCGGCCCGGCTGCTGGGCGTGTCGCGCACGACCTTGTGGGAAAAGCTGCGGCGCTATGGCCTGACCGCCGGTCTTACCGACTGA
- a CDS encoding sensor histidine kinase, with amino-acid sequence MTGARLPSWRSGAWPLTLKVPLLVAVLMLAVSLLVSDRVLDRLADTQKRHLEELTGAYLDSLSSAILPHVLREDVWEVFDSLDRARHLYAGLDVLTTIVVDSDGQIIAATDPQRYPTRSQLSAGQLRPFGTRPSLALEADGERAYSQRPLTYQSRQLGTIYAVFDVRTLIAERQEVMATLILGNSLLALGLAALGYLLVRRMVRPVQLLTERIGYGSEGRMVPIPEREVRAQGGDFQALFRRYNSLVEAVNERQALSARLTQEEKLSSLGRLASGMAHEINNPLGGMFNALDALKRHGQQEAVRATSISLLERGLAGIRDVVRAALVTYRSGAETEPLRHADFEDLRLLVSPETRRKQLIVGWHNTIPDSLPVSRSAIRQIALNLLLNACTATPDGGEIGFTAICDERHLRVTVTDSGPGLPAWALEYLRQASPQNMPIREASGLGLWMIQRLAAGSGGHVEAENHPAGGATIRIILPLREGELRHVA; translated from the coding sequence ATGACCGGTGCGAGGCTACCTTCCTGGCGGTCCGGCGCGTGGCCGCTGACGCTGAAGGTGCCGCTGCTGGTGGCGGTGCTGATGCTGGCGGTCAGCCTGCTGGTATCGGACCGGGTGCTGGACAGGCTGGCAGACACCCAGAAACGGCATCTGGAGGAACTGACAGGGGCGTATCTGGACAGCCTTTCCTCCGCCATCCTGCCGCATGTGCTGCGCGAGGATGTCTGGGAAGTTTTCGATTCCCTGGATCGGGCCCGCCATCTCTATGCTGGCCTCGACGTGCTGACCACCATCGTCGTCGACAGCGATGGCCAGATCATTGCCGCCACGGACCCGCAGCGCTATCCGACACGCAGCCAGTTGTCGGCCGGTCAACTGCGTCCCTTCGGCACCCGACCGTCGCTGGCGCTGGAAGCCGATGGCGAGCGTGCCTATTCGCAGCGCCCGCTGACCTACCAGTCACGGCAACTCGGCACGATCTATGCCGTGTTCGATGTACGCACGCTGATCGCCGAGCGGCAGGAAGTGATGGCCACCCTGATCCTTGGCAACAGCTTGCTGGCCTTGGGACTGGCAGCCCTGGGTTATCTGCTGGTACGCCGCATGGTCCGCCCGGTACAGCTGCTGACCGAGCGCATCGGTTATGGTTCGGAAGGCCGCATGGTGCCGATCCCCGAGCGCGAGGTGCGCGCCCAGGGCGGCGATTTTCAGGCGCTGTTCCGTCGCTACAACAGCCTTGTCGAAGCGGTGAACGAACGGCAGGCGCTCTCGGCGCGGCTGACCCAGGAGGAAAAACTGTCGAGCCTCGGGCGGCTGGCCTCGGGCATGGCGCATGAGATCAACAACCCGCTGGGCGGTATGTTCAACGCCCTGGATGCGCTGAAACGCCACGGCCAGCAGGAGGCCGTTCGGGCGACCTCGATCAGCCTGCTGGAGCGTGGGCTGGCCGGTATCCGTGATGTCGTCCGGGCCGCCCTGGTCACCTACCGTTCCGGCGCGGAGACGGAGCCTTTGCGGCATGCCGATTTCGAGGATCTGCGCCTGCTGGTCTCGCCGGAAACCCGGCGCAAGCAGCTCATCGTCGGCTGGCACAACACCATTCCGGACAGCCTGCCTGTCTCGCGCAGCGCGATCCGCCAGATCGCCCTTAACCTGTTGCTGAATGCCTGCACTGCGACGCCGGATGGCGGCGAGATTGGCTTCACGGCAATCTGCGATGAACGGCATCTGCGTGTGACCGTCACTGACAGCGGTCCCGGACTGCCGGCCTGGGCGCTCGAATATCTACGTCAGGCCTCGCCGCAGAACATGCCGATCCGTGAGGCCAGCGGCCTCGGCCTGTGGATGATCCAGCGCCTTGCGGCCGGCAGCGGCGGTCATGTCGAGGCAGAGAACCACCCGGCAGGCGGCGCCACGATCCGCATCATCCTGCCGCTGCGCGAAGGGGAGCTGCGCCATGTCGCCTGA
- a CDS encoding substrate-binding domain-containing protein yields the protein MAPRQPIRFGLTPVFLTNDLLLLEQLQAYLEKATGHPVQLVTRRSYQEITSLLLAGQIDLAWICGFPYAVHRDALDLVAVPVWKGQPLYRSYLICGAEREVTGFEQLAGDTHAYSDPDSNSGYLVTRALITESGHRPDSFFAHSFFTYGHRNVVRAVSTGLAQSGSVDGYVWDVLSETEPALTRGTRIVRQSELLGFPPVAALKEKADSPELIAARRALLDMAQDEDGRAVLAMLRLDGFQAAEPALFDRIAAKVALVGRLG from the coding sequence ATGGCACCGCGCCAGCCCATCCGCTTTGGCCTTACCCCGGTCTTTCTGACCAACGACCTACTCCTGCTCGAACAGCTGCAGGCCTATCTTGAGAAAGCCACGGGCCACCCCGTACAGCTGGTCACCCGGCGTTCCTATCAGGAGATCACCTCGCTGCTGCTGGCCGGTCAGATCGATCTCGCCTGGATCTGCGGCTTTCCCTATGCCGTGCATCGCGATGCGCTGGACCTTGTGGCTGTGCCGGTCTGGAAGGGCCAGCCGCTCTACCGCTCCTACCTCATCTGCGGCGCCGAACGGGAGGTCACGGGATTCGAGCAATTGGCCGGCGATACCCATGCCTATTCCGACCCGGACAGCAATTCCGGCTATCTGGTGACACGGGCGCTGATCACCGAATCGGGGCACAGGCCCGATTCGTTCTTCGCGCACAGTTTCTTCACCTATGGCCATCGCAACGTGGTACGCGCGGTTTCCACCGGTCTGGCCCAGAGTGGCAGCGTCGACGGCTATGTCTGGGATGTGCTGAGCGAAACCGAACCCGCCCTGACGCGCGGCACGCGCATTGTTCGCCAGTCGGAGCTGCTTGGCTTCCCGCCGGTCGCCGCGCTGAAGGAGAAGGCGGACAGTCCGGAACTGATTGCGGCCCGCCGCGCGCTGCTCGACATGGCGCAGGACGAGGATGGCCGTGCCGTACTGGCGATGCTGCGGCTGGACGGCTTCCAGGCTGCGGAGCCGGCCCTTTTCGACCGTATCGCCGCCAAGGTGGCGCTGGTCGGGAGGCTGGGATGA
- a CDS encoding methyl-accepting chemotaxis protein: protein MQNHKIGAKDGMPAADDNKPERIIELTSDLAALTRDKITAIRAITSRTKILALNALIEANRAGEAGRGFAVVAGEVKSVSGEIELISNTLESELSQRVEGLQRLGGNLVDHMRGDRLVDLALNAVELIDRNLYERTCDVRWWATDSAVVDCAVDPSATACAYASKRLGVILSAYTVYLDLWIADMNGKVIANGRPDAYNVKGADVSREAWFRDALNTATGDDYAVADIASSPQLGNKPVATYSAAIREGGEARGKVLGVLGIHFDWGPQAEAIVKGVRLTPEEAENTRVLLLDNRFRVIASSDGKGILSETLRLNTGSARSGHYRDDAGGRVGFALTPGYETYAGLGWYGCIVQRT from the coding sequence ATGCAGAATCATAAGATCGGCGCCAAGGATGGTATGCCGGCGGCGGACGATAACAAGCCGGAACGGATCATCGAGCTGACCTCCGACCTAGCGGCTCTGACGCGCGACAAGATCACGGCAATCCGCGCGATCACCAGCCGGACCAAGATCCTGGCGCTGAACGCGCTGATCGAGGCCAACCGCGCCGGCGAGGCAGGGCGCGGCTTCGCGGTGGTGGCCGGTGAAGTGAAGTCGGTGTCCGGCGAGATCGAGCTGATCTCAAACACGCTGGAAAGCGAGCTGTCGCAGCGGGTCGAGGGGCTGCAGCGGCTGGGCGGCAATCTGGTCGATCATATGCGCGGCGACCGGCTCGTCGATCTGGCGCTGAACGCTGTGGAGCTGATCGACCGCAATCTCTACGAACGTACCTGCGACGTGCGCTGGTGGGCGACCGACAGCGCGGTGGTCGATTGCGCCGTCGATCCGTCAGCGACGGCCTGCGCCTATGCGTCGAAGCGGCTGGGCGTCATCCTGTCGGCCTATACGGTCTATCTCGACCTGTGGATCGCCGACATGAACGGCAAGGTGATCGCCAATGGCCGCCCCGATGCCTACAACGTGAAAGGCGCCGACGTGTCGCGCGAGGCCTGGTTCCGGGACGCGCTGAACACCGCCACGGGCGACGATTACGCGGTTGCCGATATCGCATCATCGCCGCAGCTGGGCAACAAGCCGGTGGCGACCTATTCGGCGGCGATCCGCGAGGGCGGGGAGGCGCGCGGCAAGGTGCTGGGCGTGCTGGGCATCCATTTCGACTGGGGACCACAGGCCGAGGCCATCGTGAAGGGCGTGCGGCTGACGCCGGAAGAGGCGGAGAATACCCGCGTCCTGCTGCTGGATAACCGCTTCCGGGTGATCGCCTCCTCGGATGGCAAGGGCATCCTGAGCGAGACGCTGCGGCTGAACACCGGATCGGCGCGCAGCGGCCATTACCGCGACGATGCCGGCGGCCGGGTCGGCTTTGCGCTGACGCCAGGCTATGAGACCTATGCCGGCCTCGGCTGGTATGGCTGCATCGTGCAGCGTACCTGA